The Episyrphus balteatus chromosome 3, idEpiBalt1.1, whole genome shotgun sequence genome segment taaaaaaaagagatccTTGGGCACGCGACTGTAGCCTGGCCagttaagaaaaatgaaaaagaaaaaaatactctgcagtctgcactttgTTTTCACttagttttcacaaataacactgagaagattttatttattttttaagttaaattgttctatttatctatcaaatggagcacagaaatgttttttttcttaacgaaTATGTTGCTGCGGCTATCaaggtttcactagaaaatataaaatgcaggaaaagtcaaatcaatggcgcgccgccattacaaaagagacaaaactttgtgcattgcatacatcgctctcttttcctcccatttaccaaagagtttatttttttcaggagaaacaaaactacaatattttgaggggagagattttggtaaataaggaaacacatacacctacaaagtatagactttgttggtggttgtaatttcccctaaactactgaggtttggtttgcagggaaATGCAAATGGAAAACGACAGTAGATTTGTGATTTCCTCCCATCTAAATCTTCAGTAAACCTGCGCTGTCATTTTGTATATATCCATGACATTTGTGAATTTTGTACAGgacaaaaaatttccaaaataatttcctttttaaaataatttcaattaaaattcagtttttaaattaaataaaaaatacaattacatATATTTATTAAACTCAATAGATTCTCATTCAATATTAttgaattgaaacaaaaaactgtCCAAAAAAACTCCGACCATCTAcaagaaaagaaagaagaaaaaaaaaacctgcacATGCCACTTGCACGTGCCCctaattgaaaaattgcactgttttttttcaattgatttccTTCGATTTACACTATAGAAAGGTGTatatagtttctttttttttttgtattgttaattttaacaaaaagcaTGTCTTTATAAAGCAAAAttctaaaaatcaataaaaatccaatctttcttaaaaaaacaatggcaaaaAGCAAATCCATTGTTTATCTTGGTTATGAAGATGAAGAGGTCACCGAAAAGCATAGGAATCTCATGAATAGTACTGTCAATAAAATTGGAGGATGTCCTGTAagtaaatatattatatatacattGTAAATATTGCAtaacacatttttgaatatcttccacaaaaaaaaaaaaaaaggactggCCGGTTGCCGATATTAAAGTTCCAAATTGTCCAATCTGTAGCTCAGTTCGTCCATTGCTTGTTCAATTATATGCTCCTCTAGATAATTCCCAATTCCATCGCACTTTGTATGTGTTTGCTTGCTTGCATCCTTCTTGTTCAAGCTCGAGCAAAGGATGGCTTTGTTTACGCACTCAAAATCTAGACACGTCCCACTGCGACATTGAATCTGCCGCAGCGGCaggtaataaaaataagaaatcctCCTCGGCTGCGCAAAAAATGTCCTGGTGCAGCGGAGTTGATGATTGGGGTGACGATGCTGATGATTTCAATCAGAATGAGGAAAATGGAAATGTGATAAAAATGGACAATTCGAGATTGTCCGATGACGAAGATGAAAGTAATTCAAtggaaaatgatttaatttgtgCTTTGGACAATTTGGATGTTGATGATAAGAATGCAAATTGTAATGGAGCACAAGGagatggtggtggtggtggcggaAATGGTTGTGGTGCAGGAGTTGGTGCTTTTGGCACTGTCAATGTTCAGAATTGTTGTGCTGAAATTGAAGGTGGCGAGTCGGATGTTGTTTTGGTGGAAACACCTCAAATACCAGAACGTAATTTGATGGCTTTGTTGAAAGAAAGTGGAACGGATCCGTGTAAAATTACTGATCCAACATTGAGAAGTTTCTTTTTGGCTGTGGATGAGGAGAGAAGTGTTTCATCGCCAACAAATTATTTTGGATTGACCGATCATGTGCGGGATTTGTATCAGGAATATAAAAAGTTGGAAGATTCTTTGGGAAGTTCAAGTCCAGTGACTCCGCCAACTGGATCGGGTATTGGTGGAAGTGGTGGGAATGATGGAGCTGAAGGGGAGTTGTATGAAAAGGGGATACCCGTTCATGGGGATATTATGTTTCATAATTTCTTGTCTAGTATACAAGCTAATCCGGGACAGTTGATAAGGTGAGTTTAcgaatgattttgataaaattgataCTCTTGCCATGCATAATATTCCGAAGCAAAAAAATACTCATTTAACTTTATATTCATTCagataataattttcattttattcctgAATCAGTCAGTACAAGACAAGATTTTGTCTAGTGGGTATCGTACTACCATAGTCCGCTCAGTCAATTCAAAATACTTTATGGCTAAATGAAAGGCCCAATCCTTTGCCTGTTAACTGATCAAAT includes the following:
- the LOC129913903 gene encoding programmed cell death protein 2-like, which translates into the protein MAKSKSIVYLGYEDEEVTEKHRNLMNSTVNKIGGCPDWPVADIKVPNCPICSSVRPLLVQLYAPLDNSQFHRTLYVFACLHPSCSSSSKGWLCLRTQNLDTSHCDIESAAAAGNKNKKSSSAAQKMSWCSGVDDWGDDADDFNQNEENGNVIKMDNSRLSDDEDESNSMENDLICALDNLDVDDKNANCNGAQGDGGGGGGNGCGAGVGAFGTVNVQNCCAEIEGGESDVVLVETPQIPERNLMALLKESGTDPCKITDPTLRSFFLAVDEERSVSSPTNYFGLTDHVRDLYQEYKKLEDSLGSSSPVTPPTGSGIGGSGGNDGAEGELYEKGIPVHGDIMFHNFLSSIQANPGQLIRYSRDGHPLLIAPLTEPIPKCPNCGGETVCEVQILSTLIPKLRMQQNDDAAPIEYGNVLVFTCLNSCWDTPDKMRYENIIVQKEI